The following are encoded in a window of Paenibacillaceae bacterium GAS479 genomic DNA:
- a CDS encoding uridylate kinase: protein MESPVYKRIVLKVSGESLSGQAGYGIEADMISSIAQQIKEVVELGVEVAIVVGGGNIWRGIAGTAKGIDRATADYMGMLATVMNSLALQDALESIDVPTRVQTSIAMQQIAEPYIRRRAIRHLEKGRVVIFAAGTGNPFFSTDTTAALRAAEIEAEVILMAKNKVDGVYSADPFKDETAEKFEQLTYMDVLNRNLGVMDSTSTSLCMDNNIPLIVFAITIPGNIKRVVLGDKIGTIVKGSAN from the coding sequence TTGGAGAGTCCCGTCTATAAACGCATCGTACTGAAGGTGAGCGGTGAATCACTTTCGGGTCAAGCCGGTTACGGCATTGAAGCCGATATGATTTCATCCATCGCGCAGCAAATCAAGGAAGTCGTGGAGTTGGGCGTAGAGGTAGCTATTGTCGTCGGCGGAGGCAACATCTGGCGCGGTATTGCCGGTACAGCTAAAGGCATCGACCGGGCTACGGCTGACTACATGGGGATGCTCGCAACCGTCATGAACTCGCTCGCCCTCCAGGATGCGCTGGAATCCATTGACGTCCCGACCCGCGTTCAAACCTCCATTGCTATGCAGCAAATTGCTGAGCCTTATATTCGCCGTCGGGCGATCCGTCATCTGGAAAAAGGACGTGTCGTCATTTTTGCAGCCGGTACGGGCAATCCTTTCTTCTCCACGGATACGACGGCAGCATTGCGTGCGGCTGAGATCGAGGCAGAGGTTATCCTCATGGCCAAAAACAAGGTCGATGGCGTTTATTCCGCAGATCCGTTCAAGGATGAGACGGCCGAAAAGTTCGAGCAGCTGACTTATATGGATGTGCTCAACCGCAATTTGGGCGTGATGGACTCGACCTCCACTTCGCTCTGCATGGACAATAATATTCCGCTCATTGTATTCGCCATTACGATCCCTGGCAATATTAAACGTGTCGTGCTTGGCGATAAGATCGGAACCATCGTGAAAGGAAGTGCCAACTAA
- a CDS encoding ribosome recycling factor — MPQSIKTDASERMEKAIGALKRDLASLRAGRATPALLDRIQVEYYGAMTPLNQLANINTPDSRTLFIQPWDKSSLSDIERAIMKSDLGLTPSNDGASIRIQVPMLTEERRTELVKMTKKFGEEAKVAIRNVRRDANDSIKKLEKTDISEDESKRHQEDIQKSTDKYVAEVDKVLASKEKEIMEV; from the coding sequence ATGCCGCAATCCATTAAAACAGACGCAAGCGAGCGGATGGAAAAAGCGATTGGCGCCTTGAAGCGCGATCTGGCCTCGCTGCGCGCGGGTCGTGCAACACCGGCTCTGCTCGACCGCATTCAAGTGGAGTACTATGGAGCTATGACGCCGCTTAATCAGTTGGCTAACATCAATACTCCAGACTCCAGAACGCTGTTCATCCAGCCTTGGGACAAATCGTCGCTTAGTGACATCGAGCGCGCCATTATGAAGTCCGACCTCGGATTGACTCCTTCGAATGATGGAGCTTCTATCCGCATTCAAGTACCAATGCTGACTGAGGAACGCCGTACAGAGCTGGTCAAAATGACTAAGAAATTCGGCGAGGAAGCTAAGGTTGCGATCCGTAATGTTCGCAGAGACGCGAATGACTCCATCAAAAAGCTGGAGAAAACGGATATTTCTGAGGATGAGTCCAAGCGTCATCAGGAAGATATTCAAAAATCGACGGACAAGTATGTTGCTGAAGTCGATAAAGTATTAGCTTCTAAAGAAAAAGAAATCATGGAAGTATAA
- a CDS encoding Undecaprenyl pyrophosphate synthetase translates to MIDRLWSRRGKSSPQEADLPAGENVPQHVAIIMDGNGRWAQNRGLPRFAGHHSGMKAVKKVTMAADRAGVKYLTLYAFSTENWKRPKSEVEFLMRLPQEFLALELEELIENNVQVRMMGYQENLPSYTLEALEEAIEKTKDNTGLVLNFALNYGSRAEMIDAVRAIAMDAAAGGLNPDDIDERLFAGRLFSSELPDPDLLIRTSGELRLSNFMLWQLAYSELWFTDVYWPAFTEELFQEAITEYQRRARRFGGLT, encoded by the coding sequence ATGATTGACAGATTGTGGTCAAGACGCGGCAAATCATCTCCGCAGGAGGCTGATCTGCCGGCTGGGGAAAATGTACCGCAGCATGTCGCCATTATAATGGACGGCAACGGCCGATGGGCCCAAAATCGCGGGTTGCCGAGATTCGCGGGCCACCATAGCGGAATGAAGGCGGTTAAGAAGGTAACGATGGCTGCTGATCGGGCCGGAGTTAAGTATTTGACCTTATATGCTTTTTCTACAGAGAACTGGAAACGGCCTAAGTCGGAAGTCGAATTCTTAATGCGCTTGCCGCAGGAATTTCTGGCTCTTGAGCTGGAAGAACTGATTGAGAACAATGTGCAAGTGCGCATGATGGGCTATCAGGAAAATCTTCCCTCGTATACGCTAGAAGCACTTGAGGAAGCTATCGAGAAAACGAAAGACAATACCGGGCTTGTGCTCAATTTTGCTTTGAACTATGGGAGTCGGGCAGAAATGATTGATGCGGTGCGCGCAATTGCGATGGATGCCGCAGCAGGCGGGCTAAACCCGGATGACATCGACGAGAGACTGTTTGCCGGTCGACTGTTTAGCAGTGAGCTACCTGATCCTGATCTTCTGATTCGTACGAGCGGTGAGCTTCGTCTCAGCAATTTCATGTTATGGCAGCTTGCTTACAGCGAATTATGGTTCACCGATGTGTATTGGCCTGCCTTTACAGAGGAGCTTTTCCAGGAAGCTATAACAGAATACCAGCGGCGAGCCAGACGGTTCGGCGGTTTGACTTAA
- a CDS encoding phosphatidate cytidylyltransferase, translated as MKQRILTGVGAGVFFLLLLVVGGQIYYCLLLLLALIGFYEYSRLNGFHPFHPAGLIGYAGVLFFMLPWEDMGIEVPPDGTVIWLLLLLLLAVTVLSKNKTALDGAALLLLGAIYVGYGFASMFEVRETEPYGLYLSFLSFACIWSSDIGAYFIGKAIGRKKLWPAISPNKTIEGSLGGIAASIIVAVVFQLCAPEIIGLGHAILIGTVAAIAGQFGDLIQSAYKRFRGVKDSGKLLPGHGGVLDRCDSWIIVFPLLVLTGLLPV; from the coding sequence ATGAAACAACGTATTTTGACAGGAGTAGGGGCGGGAGTATTCTTTTTACTGCTTCTGGTCGTTGGCGGCCAGATCTATTATTGTCTGCTGCTGCTGCTTGCTCTGATCGGTTTCTACGAATATTCAAGATTGAACGGTTTCCATCCCTTTCACCCGGCTGGGCTTATCGGCTATGCCGGGGTTCTTTTTTTTATGCTGCCTTGGGAGGATATGGGGATTGAGGTTCCGCCTGATGGGACGGTCATTTGGCTGTTATTGCTGCTGCTTCTGGCTGTCACAGTTCTATCCAAAAATAAAACAGCACTGGATGGTGCTGCGTTGTTGCTGCTTGGAGCTATCTATGTCGGTTACGGTTTCGCCTCCATGTTCGAAGTTAGGGAAACAGAACCCTACGGGCTTTATCTGTCTTTCCTCAGCTTTGCTTGCATTTGGTCTTCGGATATCGGTGCTTACTTTATCGGTAAGGCGATCGGACGGAAAAAACTGTGGCCTGCAATTAGCCCGAACAAAACGATTGAAGGATCGCTCGGCGGAATTGCCGCTTCTATTATTGTCGCTGTTGTTTTCCAGCTATGCGCACCGGAGATCATCGGTCTTGGACATGCCATTCTGATCGGAACGGTGGCGGCCATCGCAGGACAGTTCGGAGATCTTATCCAATCGGCCTACAAACGTTTTCGCGGCGTCAAGGACAGCGGCAAGCTGCTGCCTGGACATGGCGGAGTGCTGGACCGCTGCGACAGCTGGATTATTGTATTTCCGCTGCTCGTTTTAACGGGCTTACTCCCTGTTTAG
- a CDS encoding 1-deoxy-D-xylulose 5-phosphate reductoisomerase, translating to MKKITILGSTGSVGTQTLEVLSQHPERFELDGLAAGGNVSLLIQQALRFHPKRVCLATADAAHEARAALPTDIEVLHGEDGLVEIAGGGDADTVVTAIMGSRGLPPTLAAIEAGRNIALANKETLVTAGHLVMEAAKRKGVSILPVDSEHSAIFQCLNGERREDVRGITLTASGGSFRDRTREQLQGVTVEEALSHPNWSMGAKITIDSATMVNKGLEVIEARWLFGLDYDEIGVLIHPESIIHSYVEFKDNSIVAQLGLPDMSVPIQYALSYPERIGNASGRLSLAEYGKLTFREMDFDRFRCLALAYESGRLGGTATTVFNAANEVAVDRFLRGEIEFLAIETVLEKVMEKYEPIANPGLEAIVEADLWARRTATSL from the coding sequence GTGAAAAAAATAACCATTCTGGGCTCAACTGGTTCAGTTGGAACACAGACGCTGGAGGTGCTTTCCCAGCACCCTGAACGCTTCGAGCTGGATGGACTGGCAGCAGGGGGCAATGTCAGCTTGCTGATACAGCAGGCGCTCCGCTTCCATCCGAAGAGAGTATGTCTTGCGACAGCTGATGCTGCTCACGAAGCGAGAGCGGCTTTGCCAACCGACATCGAGGTGTTGCATGGCGAAGATGGGCTTGTGGAAATCGCAGGCGGCGGCGACGCGGATACAGTCGTTACGGCTATTATGGGAAGTCGGGGACTTCCTCCGACGCTGGCTGCAATTGAAGCGGGACGTAATATTGCACTCGCTAACAAGGAAACGTTGGTGACGGCGGGTCATCTTGTTATGGAGGCGGCCAAGCGCAAAGGAGTTTCCATTTTGCCAGTGGACAGCGAGCATTCTGCTATTTTCCAATGTCTGAACGGCGAGCGCCGCGAGGATGTCCGGGGAATTACACTGACGGCATCTGGAGGCTCCTTCCGCGACCGTACGCGAGAGCAGCTGCAGGGCGTGACGGTGGAGGAAGCGTTGAGCCATCCTAACTGGTCGATGGGCGCCAAAATAACGATCGATTCCGCCACGATGGTTAACAAGGGGCTTGAGGTGATCGAGGCCAGATGGCTGTTCGGACTGGATTATGATGAAATCGGCGTGCTTATCCATCCCGAAAGCATCATCCATTCATACGTGGAATTCAAGGATAATAGTATAGTTGCACAGCTCGGATTGCCGGATATGAGCGTACCGATTCAGTATGCATTGTCCTACCCTGAGCGGATTGGCAATGCATCTGGCCGGTTGAGTCTTGCCGAGTATGGCAAGCTTACGTTCCGCGAGATGGACTTCGACCGTTTTCGCTGCCTTGCGCTGGCCTATGAGAGCGGCCGCTTAGGCGGTACGGCGACGACGGTGTTCAACGCTGCGAATGAGGTTGCTGTGGATCGCTTTTTGCGTGGAGAAATTGAGTTTCTTGCTATTGAGACCGTGCTGGAGAAGGTTATGGAAAAGTACGAACCCATTGCTAATCCAGGATTGGAAGCGATCGTAGAAGCGGATTTATGGGCTCGAAGGACGGCAACTTCCCTGTAG
- a CDS encoding regulator of sigma E protease, with translation MDTIQVIFMTVLVFFVIVTIHEWGHYYFAKRAGILVREFAIGFGPKLFSIKRGETRFTLRLIPAGGFVRMAGEDPELVEVQPGQTVAVRVKNGKVTRVYLDKLDERSGVIRGEVETIDLERKLFVQLLVEGESERYEMHPQALLIAKGRDTQIAPLDRQFASKTVGQRALAIAAGPFMNFILAIVLFAVYIQMTGVVVDNPKHLEINTVVDGMPAKAAGLQKGDIIQSVGGTEVGIDYDRMIKFIGNSAGKEIEIKVIRAGEPLTFRVTPKLDEKSKMGKVGVTPTYPMRSATFTETVTGTYTLMKGMTIAIFQGFGQLITGNFKLDDLGGPVRTAEVTGEIARQGEAQLIRWTALLSLYLGIFNLLPIPALDGSRLVFIGIEALRGRPIDPARESMVHVVGFMMLMLLMLAVTYNDILRLVKG, from the coding sequence ATGGATACAATACAGGTCATATTCATGACCGTTCTTGTGTTTTTTGTCATTGTCACCATTCATGAATGGGGACACTACTATTTTGCCAAACGGGCAGGCATTCTCGTGCGGGAATTCGCCATCGGTTTTGGCCCGAAGCTGTTCTCGATCAAGCGCGGCGAGACACGTTTCACCTTGCGTTTGATCCCTGCTGGCGGCTTCGTTCGCATGGCGGGCGAAGATCCGGAGCTCGTTGAGGTTCAGCCTGGTCAGACCGTTGCCGTCCGAGTAAAAAATGGCAAGGTTACAAGGGTTTATCTCGATAAGCTGGATGAGCGGAGCGGTGTTATCCGCGGTGAGGTCGAGACGATCGACCTGGAGCGCAAGCTATTCGTGCAGCTACTCGTTGAGGGTGAATCCGAGAGATATGAGATGCACCCACAGGCACTGCTTATCGCTAAGGGACGCGACACACAGATTGCTCCGCTGGATCGCCAATTCGCTAGCAAAACGGTAGGACAGCGCGCGCTTGCGATTGCGGCCGGACCTTTCATGAACTTCATTCTGGCGATTGTCCTGTTCGCCGTCTACATCCAGATGACAGGTGTCGTTGTGGACAATCCGAAGCATCTGGAGATCAATACCGTTGTAGATGGCATGCCTGCTAAAGCAGCCGGGCTGCAAAAAGGCGACATCATCCAATCCGTTGGTGGAACTGAAGTCGGGATAGACTATGATCGCATGATCAAATTCATCGGCAATTCCGCCGGCAAGGAAATCGAGATTAAGGTAATACGGGCGGGAGAGCCGCTCACCTTCAGGGTGACGCCTAAACTGGATGAAAAGAGCAAAATGGGCAAGGTTGGCGTCACTCCCACCTATCCGATGCGTTCCGCTACATTCACCGAGACGGTGACCGGAACCTACACGCTTATGAAGGGTATGACAATAGCCATTTTTCAAGGCTTCGGCCAACTGATTACGGGCAACTTCAAGCTCGATGATCTTGGCGGACCGGTACGTACGGCGGAAGTGACTGGCGAAATTGCACGTCAGGGCGAAGCACAACTAATAAGATGGACAGCGCTGCTCAGTTTGTATCTTGGCATTTTCAACCTGTTGCCGATTCCGGCGTTGGACGGCAGTCGTCTCGTATTCATCGGAATTGAGGCGCTGCGCGGCAGGCCAATTGATCCAGCCAGGGAAAGCATGGTGCATGTTGTCGGCTTTATGATGCTGATGCTGCTCATGCTTGCTGTAACCTATAATGATATATTGCGACTTGTTAAAGGGTAG
- a CDS encoding prolyl-tRNA synthetase: MSKEKQFVTEITPQGEDFSRWYIDVIKKAELMDYSPVRGCIVFRPDGYEIWEHIKEELDRRFKETGHRNAYFPLFIPESFFQKEKEHVEGFNPELPWVTEAGGELLEERLAIRPTSETMIGHMYSKWIHSYRDLPVLINQWANVVRWEKRTLPFLRTSEFLWQEGHTAHETESEAREETMRMLETYRSFVEDYLAIPVISGEKTPSERFAGAVDTYSIEAMMKDGRAVQAGTSHYLGNKFAVAFDIKFLDRDNQQQFAHTTSWGVSTRLIGSLIMVHGDDRGLVLPPKVAPTQVIMIPIGPPKTRDAVIARVDELYGQLKGAGVRVRVDDRSDMSPGWKFNEYEMRGVPIRLELGPRDMDNGVCVLVSRVSGEKRVVAQADLVSEISRMLEEVHHEMYEKAKSFRADNTHAVDTLDEMKALLEQKRGFVTAGWCGSAACEKQVKEETGATSRNIPFDPAERKANCLCCGEKAEHTVVFARAY; encoded by the coding sequence ATGTCGAAAGAAAAGCAATTCGTAACCGAAATTACGCCGCAGGGAGAGGACTTCTCCCGCTGGTACATCGATGTAATCAAAAAAGCCGAGCTGATGGACTATTCTCCGGTCAGAGGTTGTATCGTTTTCCGTCCAGACGGCTATGAAATTTGGGAACATATCAAGGAAGAGCTTGATCGTCGCTTCAAGGAGACTGGTCATCGCAACGCATACTTCCCGCTGTTCATTCCGGAGAGCTTTTTCCAAAAAGAGAAAGAGCATGTCGAGGGCTTCAATCCCGAGCTTCCTTGGGTAACGGAAGCCGGTGGCGAGCTGCTTGAGGAAAGACTGGCTATTCGCCCAACGTCCGAGACGATGATCGGTCATATGTACAGCAAATGGATTCACTCGTACCGCGACCTTCCGGTGCTGATCAACCAATGGGCGAACGTCGTCCGCTGGGAAAAGCGTACCTTGCCTTTCCTTCGCACGAGCGAGTTCCTGTGGCAGGAAGGCCATACTGCGCATGAAACAGAATCCGAGGCGCGCGAGGAAACGATGCGCATGCTGGAAACTTACCGCAGTTTCGTCGAGGACTATCTTGCGATTCCGGTAATCAGCGGCGAAAAAACGCCATCCGAGCGTTTTGCCGGCGCGGTAGACACCTACTCCATCGAAGCGATGATGAAGGATGGACGCGCAGTACAGGCGGGAACGTCGCATTACCTTGGCAACAAGTTTGCCGTGGCATTCGACATTAAGTTCCTCGACCGCGACAATCAGCAGCAGTTCGCTCATACGACTTCTTGGGGTGTCAGCACTCGCTTGATCGGTTCCTTGATCATGGTGCATGGCGATGACCGCGGCCTCGTATTGCCGCCGAAGGTTGCTCCAACCCAAGTAATCATGATCCCGATTGGACCTCCTAAAACCCGTGATGCTGTCATTGCTCGTGTCGACGAGCTTTACGGCCAGCTCAAAGGAGCCGGTGTCCGCGTTCGCGTCGACGACCGTTCCGATATGAGCCCGGGCTGGAAATTCAATGAGTATGAAATGCGCGGTGTACCGATCCGTCTGGAACTCGGACCTCGCGATATGGATAACGGCGTCTGCGTGCTTGTCTCCCGCGTCAGCGGCGAGAAACGCGTTGTCGCTCAAGCCGATCTCGTTTCCGAAATTTCCCGTATGTTAGAGGAAGTTCACCATGAAATGTATGAGAAGGCTAAATCTTTCCGCGCGGACAACACCCATGCGGTTGATACGCTGGACGAAATGAAGGCGCTGCTGGAACAGAAACGCGGCTTTGTTACGGCTGGCTGGTGTGGTTCTGCCGCTTGCGAGAAGCAGGTCAAGGAAGAGACCGGCGCTACGAGCCGCAACATTCCGTTCGACCCTGCCGAGCGCAAGGCTAACTGTCTGTGCTGCGGTGAAAAGGCCGAGCATACCGTTGTATTTGCTCGCGCTTACTAA